DNA sequence from the Carnobacterium funditum DSM 5970 genome:
AAAAATATTTTCTATGCTTCGTATGCTTTTTGAAATAGTTTTATGAGATCATCCTTGTTACCAACTCTAGGATTAGAAAAAGCATTCCCATCTTTCAATGCATTTATTGCCATCTGATCAAAATCTTCTGGTAAAGCACCCAGAGACTTGATATTTGTTGGTATACCAACATCTTCAGAAATACGAATCATTGCTTCAATAGCTTTATCGGCAGCTTCCCTAACGGATAATCCTGCAATATTCTCACCTAGTAATTCTGCAATATCAGAAAAACGCTCTGGATTACTAATAATATTCCATTTTTCAACAGTGGGCATCAACACAGCACAACACACTCCATGAGGAGCATCGTACTGCCCACCTAATTGATGAGCCATTGCATGAACATAACCTAAGTCTGCATTATTGAAAGCCATGCCAGCTAAAATTGAAGCATAGGCCATATTGGTTCTTGCTTCTACGTCATGTCCGTTAGCTACGGCACGTCTCAGATATTTACTAACTAATTTTATTCCTTGAATCGCTTGGGCGTCTGTAATTGGATTTCTATTTACTGACACATAAGATTCTACACAGTGTGTTAAGGCATCCATACCTGTGGCAGCAGTTAGGGCTGTCGGAATATCCAGCATGAGCATTGGATCATTAAAAGAAACTAATGGGACGTTTCGCCAAGAAACAACAACAAATTTCAAATGAGTTTTTTCATTGGTTATAACCGCATGTCGTGTAATTTCTGAGGCCGTTCCAGCTGTTGTATTTACAGCCATTAGCGGCGGCAAAGGATTTTCTAATGTTTCAATTCCGGCAAGGGATGGTAGGTCATCACCATTTGATAAAACAATACCAATTCCTTTTCCACAATCATGAGCTGATCCACCACCTATCGTAATGATTGAATCACAATGATTATCAATATATACCTTTTTACCTTCTTTAACATTCCTTATTTTCGGGTTTGGTTCTACACCATCAAAAATAACGTATGCAATATCAGCTTTCAGTAAAGAACTTTCTGCTTGTTTAACTGGCCCGTTATCTAAGTCTCTTAAGAAAGTATCTGTTACAATCAATACTTTTTTCATATTCAACATTTTTGCTCTTTCTCCGACCTTTTTAACTACCCCAGGACCAAAAAAATTTACATTAGGCATCATAAAATCATAATTCTCTTTTAACATATCTATTCCCCAATTCTTCTTATATTTTTTTATTTATCAATCTGCATTTCTTTTAGTTGCTCTTCAACTGCCTCTTGAGTAACGTCAGCCTGTAAAAGTGCCGCTGCAGTATAAGAACCTTCAACAATTGGAACATCATAAATCGTAATCGATTTATCGCTAAGTTCTTTTACCATTTCCAAGTTCATTTTAGCACTACCTAAATCATAAAAAGCTAATAGATGATCAGATGAATGATTGTTGACTAATTCAAGAATGGTATCAAAACTTGTTCCAATCTCAGTCTTGTCTACCCCGCCAATCACTTCAATAGCAACATCTTTGGCAACTTCTTGAAGCAATCGCTCAACACCTTTTGCAATCTCATAAACATGAGAGATAATAATCATTCCTGGTTTCTCCATTATTTTCCCTCCGATTCCAACATAGCCTTAAATAGTAAAGCAGACGAATAGGCACCAGGATCAATGTGTCCAATGGAACGTTCTCCTACATATGAGGCACGGCCTTTTTTAGCTTTTAATGGTTTCGTCGCTTCAACAGCCTCATCAATCACATCACTTGTTAATTGATTGTCTTCTACTGCTTGAACAACAGGTGCCCAAACATCAATCATCGTTTTATCGCCAATTTCAGCTTTCCCACGCTTTTGGATACTTTCTAATCCACCTTGAAGTATTTTACTCCATGAAGAATCATCTTGCTGAAGTGTTTTTAACATACCCATAAATGCTGAACCATATAAGGGACCTGAAGCTCCTCCAACTTTACTTAATAAAGTTGTCGTAACTAATTTTAAAAGTGCTTCAAGCGAATCAGGAGATTCTGATTCAATTGCCTGAATAACGTGAGACATGCCTCTCGACATATTATTACCATGATCGCTATCTCCAATTGGTGTGTCCAGCTGGGTTAAATAATCTTTTTCTTGTTGGATTTTTTCATTAAATAACTCCATCCAACGAATACCTGTTTGAACATTCATCTTAGTTCGAACTCCTTTCATCCCTCAATCATTCGTTCTTATTTTACCAGGCGATTGTTTTAACTGGCGCATTTAGTGCTTCAAGATAAAAATCATTTTCTAAATGAAGTAGGGTCAACGACAATCCTTGCATTTCAAGTGATGTCATAAAGTTGCCTATTTTATAAAAATCAATAGACCAATTACATTTATCCATCAGTTTTTTTACATCATTTGTAAAGACATATTGCTCCATTAATGGTGTGCCACCAAGTCCATTGATCATTACTGCAAATTGACCTTTTTCTTTCCCATCAAATTCTTTAACTACCTTCGTCAACAATTCGTCAGCGAGGTCATAAGAAGGTTGTAATTTTTCTCTACGGTACCCTGGTTCTCCATGAATACCTACTCCATATTCAATTTCATCTTCAGCTAAAGTAAAGCTTGGCTGAGCAGCACCAGGTGTTGTTACGCCAGTAAGTGCGAGTCCAATAGATTTAATATTAGGCAT
Encoded proteins:
- the dhaL gene encoding dihydroxyacetone kinase subunit DhaL, translating into MNVQTGIRWMELFNEKIQQEKDYLTQLDTPIGDSDHGNNMSRGMSHVIQAIESESPDSLEALLKLVTTTLLSKVGGASGPLYGSAFMGMLKTLQQDDSSWSKILQGGLESIQKRGKAEIGDKTMIDVWAPVVQAVEDNQLTSDVIDEAVEATKPLKAKKGRASYVGERSIGHIDPGAYSSALLFKAMLESEGK
- a CDS encoding iron-containing alcohol dehydrogenase — encoded protein: MLKENYDFMMPNVNFFGPGVVKKVGERAKMLNMKKVLIVTDTFLRDLDNGPVKQAESSLLKADIAYVIFDGVEPNPKIRNVKEGKKVYIDNHCDSIITIGGGSAHDCGKGIGIVLSNGDDLPSLAGIETLENPLPPLMAVNTTAGTASEITRHAVITNEKTHLKFVVVSWRNVPLVSFNDPMLMLDIPTALTAATGMDALTHCVESYVSVNRNPITDAQAIQGIKLVSKYLRRAVANGHDVEARTNMAYASILAGMAFNNADLGYVHAMAHQLGGQYDAPHGVCCAVLMPTVEKWNIISNPERFSDIAELLGENIAGLSVREAADKAIEAMIRISEDVGIPTNIKSLGALPEDFDQMAINALKDGNAFSNPRVGNKDDLIKLFQKAYEA
- the dhaM gene encoding dihydroxyacetone kinase phosphoryl donor subunit DhaM, translating into MEKPGMIIISHVYEIAKGVERLLQEVAKDVAIEVIGGVDKTEIGTSFDTILELVNNHSSDHLLAFYDLGSAKMNLEMVKELSDKSITIYDVPIVEGSYTAAALLQADVTQEAVEEQLKEMQIDK